One Dokdonia sp. Dokd-P16 genomic window carries:
- a CDS encoding endonuclease III domain-containing protein, giving the protein MTKQEKVDFTIKTLQELYPQIPIPLDHKDPYTLLIAVLMSAQSTDVRVNQITPLLFEVADNPYDMVKLTVEDIRDIIKPVGLSPMKAKGIHGLSHMLIDKYDGVVPASIEKLTEFPAVGHKTASVVVSQAFGIPAFPVDTHIHRLMYRWGFTNGKNVVQTEKDAKRLFPEHVWNDLHLQIIWYGRQYSPARGWDLEKDIITKTIGRKTVIADYEKMMAKRKKK; this is encoded by the coding sequence ATGACTAAACAAGAAAAGGTAGACTTTACGATAAAGACATTACAAGAATTATATCCTCAGATACCTATTCCATTAGATCACAAAGATCCATATACGCTTCTCATTGCTGTGTTAATGAGTGCTCAAAGTACAGATGTACGCGTTAATCAAATTACTCCACTCCTATTTGAGGTTGCAGATAATCCTTATGATATGGTAAAACTTACGGTAGAGGACATTAGAGATATCATAAAACCAGTAGGACTTTCACCTATGAAAGCAAAAGGAATTCACGGCCTATCACACATGCTTATAGATAAGTATGACGGCGTGGTACCCGCCAGTATAGAGAAGCTTACAGAGTTTCCTGCGGTGGGTCATAAGACAGCAAGTGTTGTAGTATCTCAAGCCTTTGGCATACCAGCATTTCCTGTAGATACTCACATACATAGATTGATGTATCGCTGGGGTTTTACTAATGGAAAGAACGTAGTGCAAACAGAAAAAGATGCAAAGCGTTTATTTCCAGAACACGTGTGGAATGATCTTCACTTACAAATTATATGGTATGGACGTCAGTATTCTCCAGCAAGAGGCTGGGATCTAGAAAAAGACATCATTACAAAAACCATAGGTCGCAAGACAGTAATAGCCGACTATGAGAAGATGATGGCAAAAAGAAAGAAAAAATAA
- a CDS encoding RNA polymerase sigma factor → MKSVLIDDATLVSNYIKGDEQSLAMLIARHKQRIYSFIYSKVYDRDISEDIFQDTFIKVIKTLKKGKYNEEGKFLPWTMRIAHNLVIDHFRRNNRMPKFDNAGEFSIFSVLSDNSLNAEKQMVRDQVNKDVKRIIEELPEDQKEVLKMRIYQEMSFKEISERTGVSINTALGRMRYALINMRKVIDTNNIILTD, encoded by the coding sequence ATGAAAAGTGTATTAATAGACGATGCTACGCTCGTTAGCAATTACATCAAAGGAGACGAACAATCACTAGCTATGCTCATTGCGAGACATAAGCAACGTATATATAGTTTTATATACTCTAAGGTTTATGATCGTGATATCTCTGAGGATATTTTCCAAGACACTTTTATTAAGGTTATCAAAACTCTCAAAAAGGGTAAATATAATGAGGAAGGTAAATTTTTACCATGGACAATGCGTATAGCGCATAATCTAGTTATAGACCACTTCCGTCGTAATAACAGGATGCCTAAGTTTGATAACGCAGGCGAGTTTTCTATATTTTCTGTGTTGAGTGATAATAGCCTCAATGCTGAAAAGCAAATGGTGCGTGATCAAGTAAATAAAGACGTTAAGCGTATCATAGAAGAACTTCCAGAAGATCAAAAAGAAGTACTTAAAATGCGTATTTATCAAGAGATGAGCTTTAAAGAAATCTCAGAACGCACAGGCGTGAGTATCAATACTGCTCTAGGTAGAATGCGTTATGCACTTATCAATATGAGAAAAGTAATTGATACCAATAATATAATTCTAACAGATTAA